The Thermoflavifilum sp. genome contains a region encoding:
- a CDS encoding amidase, translating to MPRPAYAFVFLLCLCLQLSPAHAQHPDTISPQMVQSASQLIDMQFSAAEIDSMLDGLRDYRNDYHRFHQYMLDNAASLPLWFNPVLPGMQVDTVQHPIQWHIPADVPLPARREELAYYSILQLAGLLREKKITAVELARFFMDRLKKYGPVLHCVVSIPEDIAMQEARKADEDFAKGIDRGPLQGIPYGVKDLFAVKGTYTTWGTPPYRNQQIDETAYVVKRLQAAGAVLVAKLSLGELAMDDVWFGGLTRNPWDTAHGSSGSSAGSAAATVAGLVPFALGTETWGSIVSPSTVCGALGLRPTFGSISRTGAMTLAWSSDKIGPLCRTAEDAAIVFAAIHGTDGVDAAARFAAFNYNPDADIRNLKVAYASNWIDTLPENHHIKKAMQVLQSMGVKLIPIVFPDSFPSNAILGVIVGAESATAFDPLTRSHRDSLMVQQRKYSWPNQFRTSRFIPAVEYLTAQRLRYQLMQEVDPFLNQYDAILVPTFAGQQLALTNLTGHPVVSVPDGFRSNGTPTSFTLIGKLFGEAAILQLAQQYQLRSGWYQHHPPLFSN from the coding sequence AGCCCCGCCCACGCACAGCACCCGGATACAATCAGTCCACAAATGGTGCAATCGGCCTCCCAGCTGATAGATATGCAATTTTCTGCTGCTGAAATCGATTCCATGCTGGATGGACTACGTGACTATCGCAACGATTATCATCGGTTTCATCAGTACATGCTGGATAACGCTGCATCTTTGCCACTCTGGTTCAACCCCGTACTTCCGGGCATGCAGGTAGATACTGTGCAACATCCCATCCAATGGCATATTCCTGCTGATGTACCGCTTCCAGCCCGTCGGGAAGAACTGGCGTATTATTCCATTCTGCAACTGGCGGGCCTGTTGCGCGAAAAGAAAATAACTGCGGTGGAATTGGCGCGTTTTTTCATGGATCGGCTAAAAAAATATGGTCCTGTATTGCATTGTGTGGTTTCGATTCCAGAAGATATCGCCATGCAGGAAGCACGTAAAGCCGATGAAGATTTTGCAAAAGGTATTGATCGGGGTCCTTTACAGGGCATTCCTTATGGTGTAAAAGATTTATTTGCGGTAAAAGGTACTTATACCACCTGGGGTACGCCCCCTTATCGTAATCAGCAGATTGATGAGACGGCTTATGTAGTAAAACGATTACAGGCTGCTGGTGCCGTACTGGTGGCGAAGCTTTCGCTGGGAGAGCTGGCCATGGATGATGTATGGTTTGGCGGGCTCACGCGTAATCCCTGGGATACCGCCCATGGCTCCAGTGGTTCTTCTGCAGGATCCGCAGCTGCAACCGTGGCTGGATTGGTACCCTTTGCGTTAGGAACGGAGACCTGGGGCTCTATTGTGTCGCCCAGCACGGTTTGCGGGGCGCTTGGTCTGCGTCCCACATTTGGCAGTATCAGCCGTACCGGCGCGATGACGCTGGCCTGGAGTTCCGATAAAATTGGCCCGCTTTGCCGAACCGCAGAAGATGCCGCTATTGTGTTTGCCGCCATACACGGCACCGATGGCGTAGACGCAGCAGCCCGTTTCGCTGCTTTTAATTATAACCCGGATGCTGATATCCGCAACCTGAAAGTGGCTTATGCCAGCAACTGGATTGATACGCTTCCTGAAAATCATCATATTAAAAAAGCTATGCAGGTGCTGCAAAGCATGGGCGTAAAACTTATACCGATTGTGTTTCCGGATTCATTCCCGTCCAATGCCATACTGGGCGTAATTGTCGGGGCCGAGTCGGCAACGGCTTTTGACCCGCTCACACGCAGTCATCGTGATAGCCTCATGGTGCAACAACGCAAATATTCCTGGCCCAATCAATTTCGCACATCCCGTTTCATCCCGGCAGTGGAATACCTGACAGCGCAACGGCTTCGCTACCAGCTCATGCAGGAAGTGGATCCGTTTCTCAATCAATATGATGCGATTCTTGTGCCCACATTTGCCGGTCAACAACTGGCATTGACCAACCTTACCGGTCACCCTGTAGTCTCGGTGCCCGATGGCTTCCGATCAAATGGTACGCCTACCAGTTTTACCCTCATCGGCAAACTCTTCGGGGAAGCGGCTATTCTGCAATTAGCCCAACAATATCAATTGAGAAGCGGATGGTATCAACATCATCCACCCCTGTTCAGCAACTGA